The following are encoded in a window of Lacinutrix sp. WUR7 genomic DNA:
- a CDS encoding polysaccharide biosynthesis tyrosine autokinase, whose protein sequence is MNNNAANQKEHFRDLVDPYLSKWKLVIFCVIAAFALAHLYLRYATYQYKASATIQIKDERQSTKLPEISSLQNYGLFKKDLNNVLDEAEIIGSRELIEQVVKDLKFNIQYYVEGRIQNHEVYANPPLNLNFSAPDSILFLADTIMNVKIHSKTQFLLKGITEGEKIWKSKDQNIEDQGTLHSFGQPIKTGFGDIIITPNLGQYAAKIGSNITIQISPISKVTGIFKGALRIETKEYSSIIKLSITNNNREKASLFLSRLIEVYNNDVVKDKQQVVEITSDFINSRLEIVSRELGQVDLTAETIQKRNRLTDLATQSNIFLQTERDNESQIVNTTNQIQLIDYMKDFVDENSESSDLLPANIGIAENSISEITRRHNDLVIERNRLLKHSSEKNPTVVNLTNQIDELKGNLNQNLNNIKSSNEITLNALSEKASKISGKIYTTPTKERQFRDTQRQQNIKESLYLYLLQKREEAAISHGISSPNAKIVDKGYAGGKPISPIKPIIYLSALILGASLPIGLIYLFQLLDSKVHTIKDIKKNIDVPYLGDIPKSNNRKKLIDKVDYSSKAEAFRMVRTNIDFMLQDITDRAKIIFVTSTTSQEGKSHTSINLASSLSFSEKKVLLIETDIRVPKATNYLKIKNDIGITNFIGNKQLTASEVTTKLEDNPFLDVIPSGVIPPNPSELLMSDRVGELFESVKNKYDYIIVDTAAVGLVTDTLLISKYADMFVYVVRANYIDKRQLHIAQTMYTEKRLPNMAILLNAVDHKKGGSYTYGYGKDPSKKKWWKRSS, encoded by the coding sequence CGCTGCAAATCAAAAAGAGCATTTTAGAGATTTAGTAGATCCATATTTAAGTAAATGGAAACTAGTAATCTTTTGCGTAATTGCCGCATTCGCATTAGCTCATTTATACTTGAGATATGCTACCTACCAGTACAAAGCAAGCGCAACAATACAAATAAAAGACGAAAGACAAAGTACAAAACTACCCGAGATTTCTTCTTTGCAAAATTACGGTTTATTCAAAAAAGATCTTAATAATGTTTTAGATGAAGCCGAAATTATTGGATCCAGAGAATTAATAGAACAGGTAGTTAAAGATTTAAAATTCAATATTCAATATTATGTAGAAGGTAGAATTCAAAATCACGAAGTTTACGCTAACCCTCCTTTAAACTTAAATTTTAGCGCACCAGATTCTATTCTCTTTCTAGCAGACACTATAATGAATGTGAAAATACATTCAAAAACACAATTCCTACTTAAAGGAATAACAGAAGGTGAAAAAATATGGAAATCTAAAGACCAAAATATTGAAGACCAAGGTACACTACACAGTTTTGGCCAACCTATAAAAACAGGCTTTGGTGATATTATTATAACTCCAAACCTTGGACAATATGCAGCTAAAATTGGATCTAATATTACTATCCAAATTTCTCCAATCAGTAAAGTAACCGGAATTTTTAAAGGCGCTTTACGTATTGAAACAAAAGAATACTCTAGCATCATCAAATTATCTATCACAAATAACAATAGAGAAAAAGCATCTTTGTTTTTAAGTAGACTAATAGAGGTTTATAACAATGATGTTGTTAAAGATAAACAGCAAGTAGTAGAAATTACTTCCGACTTCATTAACAGTAGACTTGAAATTGTTTCCAGAGAATTAGGTCAAGTAGATTTAACAGCAGAAACCATTCAAAAAAGAAACAGATTAACAGATTTAGCAACCCAGTCTAATATCTTTTTACAAACAGAAAGAGATAATGAATCCCAGATAGTAAACACAACGAATCAAATTCAGCTAATTGATTACATGAAAGATTTCGTGGATGAAAATAGTGAATCTTCCGATTTATTACCGGCAAATATTGGTATTGCGGAAAACTCCATTAGCGAAATCACAAGAAGACACAATGATCTCGTTATAGAAAGAAACCGATTATTAAAACACTCTAGTGAGAAAAACCCAACCGTTGTAAATCTAACTAATCAGATTGATGAGCTAAAAGGGAATCTAAACCAAAACTTGAATAACATTAAATCTTCTAATGAAATTACATTAAATGCACTAAGTGAAAAAGCAAGTAAGATAAGCGGTAAAATTTATACGACACCTACAAAAGAACGACAGTTTAGAGACACACAAAGACAGCAAAACATAAAAGAATCCCTTTACCTATATCTACTTCAAAAACGTGAAGAAGCAGCTATTTCTCATGGCATCTCCTCTCCTAACGCTAAAATAGTAGACAAAGGATATGCTGGCGGAAAACCAATTTCACCTATAAAACCAATTATATATCTATCCGCACTTATTTTAGGAGCAAGTTTACCTATTGGATTAATCTATTTATTCCAATTACTAGATTCTAAAGTACACACAATTAAAGACATTAAAAAGAATATTGACGTACCATATTTAGGAGATATACCGAAATCGAACAACCGTAAAAAGTTAATCGATAAAGTAGACTACTCTTCAAAAGCAGAAGCCTTTAGAATGGTAAGAACCAATATAGATTTCATGCTTCAAGACATTACAGATAGAGCTAAGATTATTTTTGTAACCTCTACAACAAGTCAAGAAGGAAAGTCGCATACCTCAATAAACTTAGCTTCTTCCCTCTCATTTTCTGAAAAGAAAGTGCTTTTAATTGAAACAGATATTCGTGTACCAAAAGCTACTAATTACTTAAAAATTAAAAACGACATAGGAATCACTAATTTTATTGGCAACAAACAGCTTACCGCTAGTGAGGTAACAACAAAATTAGAAGACAATCCTTTTTTAGATGTAATTCCGTCGGGCGTTATACCTCCTAACCCTTCCGAGTTATTAATGAGTGATCGTGTTGGAGAATTATTTGAATCTGTTAAAAACAAGTATGACTACATTATTGTAGATACTGCTGCTGTTGGTTTAGTTACAGATACACTACTAATTAGTAAGTATGCAGATATGTTTGTGTATGTAGTGCGAGCTAACTACATCGATAAACGTCAATTACATATAGCACAAACCATGTACACAGAGAAACGCCTACCAAATATGGCTATTTTATTAAACGCTGTGGACCACAAAAAAGGTGGAAGTTACACCTATGGCTATGGCAAAGATCCTTCAAAGAAAAAATGGTGGAAAAGATCTAGCTAA